The DNA region CGTGGTTGATCTGGTGGCGGGGCTCGCCGTGCCAGGGCAGGAAGAACTTGGGCCGAGAGAGGTTGAGGATGGTCGCCAGCTCCTCCTGTGAGCCGTGCCCGGAGGCGTGGACCCGGTAGGTCGGTGGGTAGTACACGTCCACCCCGATCTCGTACAGGCGGTTGATGACGAGGTTGACGGCCTCCTCGTTGCCGGGGATCGGGTTGCTGCTCAGGATCACCGAGTCGCCCCGCCGCAGCGCGATCTTGGCGTGGGTGCCGAAGGCGAGGCGCGACAGCACGCTCATGGGCTGGCCCTGCGAGCCGGTGCAGAGGTACAAGACCTGCTGGTCCTGAAGCTCGCCGACCTCCTCGTTCGTGAGGAAGGGGTCGGGCGTCTCCAGGTGGCCGAGGGCCTGGGCGACCTGGGCGTACTTCAGCATCGAACGTCCCTCCATGACCACCCGGCGGCCCTGGCGGTGGGCGATGTGGAGGATGTTCTGGATGCGGTTGACCTGCGAGGCGAAGGTCGTCAGGAAGACCCGGCCCCGGCAGTTCGCGATGACTTCCTCGATGTTCTTCGCCACCTCGGCCTCGCTCGGCGTGCGGCCCGGGCGCTCGGCGTTGGTGGAGTCGCTGATGAGGAGGAGGACGCCGTCTTTGCCCGCCTGCTCGATGCGCGGCAGGTCGCTGAGCAGGCCGTCGCTCGGGTGCTCGTCGAGCTTGAAGTCGCCGGTGTGGAGCACCCGACCGACGGGGGTGGTCAGGATGTACCCCGCGTTGTCGGGGATCGAGTGGGTCATACGGATGAATTCGACGTGGAAGTGCTTGCCGATGCGGACCTTGTCGTTCAGGCCCACCTCGCGCAGGTCCACGTCGCCGTCCTTGACCCCGAACTCGGCGAGCTTCTCGCGCACGAGGCCGAGGGTGAGGGGGGCGCCGTACACGGGCACGCGCGGCAGCCGGGGGAGGATGTACGGCAGGCCGCCGATGTGGTCCTCGTGGCCGTGGGTCAGAATCCAGCCCTTGATCAGCGCGGCGTTCTGCTGGAGGTAGTCGATGCGCGGGATGATCAGGTCGATGCCCATCTGGTGCGCGTCGGGGAAAGCGAGGCCGCCGTCCACCACCATGATCTCGTCGTCGTAGCGGTACGCGAAGATGTTCTTGCCGATCTCACCCATGCCGCCGAGCGGGATGACTTCGAGGTGGGTCTCACCCTGTTCAGGCCCGGGCTGGGGATTCCGGGAGGTTTTCTCTGGGTTGGTCATGTGGGTCTATGCTCCGGCGCACGGTCGCCTCCTGCCCCTGGTCGGGCCCTTCTTCGTTGGGGAGGATGTTCCGCTGGGAAGTTCCGTTGGGAAAAGGGGGCGGGTGCGGTTTTGAATGATGCGGCCACGCGGGAGGGCGCGGCCCGGGAAAGACGGATTGTGTCGCCCAGCTCGCAGGGAGCCACGGCGCAGTGGGCACAGCCTAGCACAGGGGTCCGCGCCGCCGCTGCCCCCGAGGAACGATTGGGGAGACCCGCGAAAGCGACACGCCTGGGGAAAGAGGCCGCCGGGAAGACGCTCCAGCAGGGCGTTTTCCTGCCCCAACCTTGGGGCCTGCGCGTCTGTGGCGTGAAGTGCGGGTGAAGGCGGGTATCATGAACGCGTGAGCGCCCAACGGATTCTCGTGATCGAGGACGACCTCGACATCGCCAACGTGCTGCGGATGGACCTGAACGACGCCGGGTACGGGGTCGAACATGCCGACTCCGCCATGAACGGGTTGATCAGGGCCCGCGAGGATCATCCCGACCTGATCCTGCTCGACCTCGGCCTGCCCGACTTCGACGGCGGCGACGTGGTCCAGCGGCTGCGCAAGAACAGCGCCGTGCCCATCATCGTCCTGACCGCCCGCGACACCGTGGACGAGAAGGTCCGGCTCCTCGGGCTCGGGGCCGACGACTACCTGATCAAGCCCTTCCACCCCGACGAGCTTCTCGCCCGCGTCAAGGTCCAGCTTCGCCAGCGCACCACCGAGAGCCTGAGCATGGGGGACCTCACCCTCGACCCGCAAAAGAGGTTGGTGACCTACAAGGGCGAGGAGTTGCGGCTCTCGCCCAAGGAGTTCGACATCCTCGCCCTGCTGATCCGCCAGCCGGGCCGGGTCTACTCCCGGCAGGAGATCGGTCAGGAGATCTGGCAGGGCCGCCTGCCCGAGGGCAGCAACGTGGTGGACGTGCATATGGCGAACCTGCGCGCCAAGCTGCGCGACCTCGACGGCTACG from Deinococcus aetherius includes:
- a CDS encoding ribonuclease J, giving the protein MTNPEKTSRNPQPGPEQGETHLEVIPLGGMGEIGKNIFAYRYDDEIMVVDGGLAFPDAHQMGIDLIIPRIDYLQQNAALIKGWILTHGHEDHIGGLPYILPRLPRVPVYGAPLTLGLVREKLAEFGVKDGDVDLREVGLNDKVRIGKHFHVEFIRMTHSIPDNAGYILTTPVGRVLHTGDFKLDEHPSDGLLSDLPRIEQAGKDGVLLLISDSTNAERPGRTPSEAEVAKNIEEVIANCRGRVFLTTFASQVNRIQNILHIAHRQGRRVVMEGRSMLKYAQVAQALGHLETPDPFLTNEEVGELQDQQVLYLCTGSQGQPMSVLSRLAFGTHAKIALRRGDSVILSSNPIPGNEEAVNLVINRLYEIGVDVYYPPTYRVHASGHGSQEELATILNLSRPKFFLPWHGEPRHQINHARLAQTLPRPPKRTLIAKNGDVVRLGPDEFKVTGTVPAGAVYVDGLGVGDISDEILLDRVSMSQEGILIMTAVLHPSPHVEIVSRGFVRANRDLDNQIRKVALEAIEGGVREKKRLEDVRDDMYGAVRRFVRKVTGRNPVLIPMIVD
- a CDS encoding response regulator transcription factor — its product is MSAQRILVIEDDLDIANVLRMDLNDAGYGVEHADSAMNGLIRAREDHPDLILLDLGLPDFDGGDVVQRLRKNSAVPIIVLTARDTVDEKVRLLGLGADDYLIKPFHPDELLARVKVQLRQRTTESLSMGDLTLDPQKRLVTYKGEELRLSPKEFDILALLIRQPGRVYSRQEIGQEIWQGRLPEGSNVVDVHMANLRAKLRDLDGYGLLRTVRGVGYALRG